A part of Pectinatus sottacetonis genomic DNA contains:
- the ilvB gene encoding biosynthetic-type acetolactate synthase large subunit has protein sequence MRGSEAVVKCLKAHDVDTIFGYPGGMILPLFEALRKEKDINFVLTTHEQSAAHAADGYARASGKPGVCIATSGPGATNLVTGIATAFMDSVPMVVITGQVPSTLLGRDSFQETDIFGITMPITKYSFKLDRAEDLLPAVQEAFEIASSGREGPVLIDIPKDFFYADVKYKEKKVEKKIDKRPDADFLIYAAEAIDKIMQAERPIVIAGGGVILGQAQEELISFAEKYDLPVVSTLMGIGVFPNNHPLYMGFAGLHGRKAANNAVAEADLIIAAGSRFGDRQTGNLDKYVHNKSFIHIDIDPAEIDKNVHSSIGLAGNMKTILQLLMQRTPVNNVKTWWTMLKNWQKKYMYNYDGSYDVPNVMHYISQTINKKNADFAVVTDVGQHQMWAAQHIKRYKPRTWFTSGGLGTMGFGLPASIGVQLYYKNKRRVVHIAGDGSIKMTGSEYYTMAALNLPIISVIINNESLGMIRQLQKVFYGEKYFSSEFAYKMDYAKYAKSFGITAYNVYSMDDFIEVFSNAIEQNKPQVIIVNISKGFVEPMTRTDSGINTFVDF, from the coding sequence TACACATGAACAGTCAGCGGCACATGCTGCTGACGGGTATGCCCGTGCCAGTGGCAAGCCGGGAGTCTGCATAGCAACGTCAGGTCCAGGGGCGACTAATCTTGTTACTGGTATAGCTACGGCTTTTATGGATTCGGTGCCGATGGTGGTTATAACAGGACAAGTACCTAGTACATTATTGGGGCGGGATTCATTTCAGGAAACGGATATTTTTGGTATAACTATGCCAATTACGAAATACAGTTTTAAGCTGGATAGAGCAGAAGATTTACTGCCAGCAGTTCAAGAGGCATTTGAAATAGCTTCAAGTGGTCGGGAAGGGCCAGTATTAATAGATATTCCCAAAGATTTTTTTTATGCAGATGTAAAGTATAAGGAAAAAAAAGTTGAAAAAAAAATAGATAAAAGGCCGGATGCTGATTTTTTGATATATGCGGCAGAAGCAATTGATAAAATAATGCAGGCTGAAAGACCAATAGTTATTGCTGGCGGTGGTGTGATTTTAGGACAGGCACAGGAAGAACTGATAAGTTTTGCAGAAAAATATGATCTGCCGGTTGTATCTACTCTGATGGGGATAGGGGTATTTCCTAATAATCATCCGCTATATATGGGATTTGCCGGATTGCATGGACGTAAAGCAGCTAATAATGCAGTAGCAGAAGCTGATTTGATCATAGCAGCTGGCAGCAGGTTTGGCGACCGCCAAACGGGAAATTTGGATAAATATGTTCATAATAAAAGTTTTATCCATATAGATATTGATCCGGCAGAGATAGATAAAAATGTACACAGCAGCATTGGATTGGCCGGAAACATGAAGACGATTCTTCAGCTGTTGATGCAGAGAACACCGGTAAATAATGTAAAAACATGGTGGACAATGCTGAAAAATTGGCAGAAAAAATATATGTATAATTATGATGGCAGCTATGATGTTCCCAATGTAATGCACTATATTTCGCAGACCATAAATAAAAAAAATGCAGATTTTGCTGTTGTTACTGATGTGGGGCAGCATCAGATGTGGGCAGCCCAGCATATAAAAAGATATAAACCGCGGACATGGTTTACTTCCGGCGGACTTGGAACTATGGGGTTTGGGCTTCCGGCATCCATAGGAGTACAACTTTATTATAAAAATAAGCGAAGAGTTGTTCACATTGCAGGTGATGGCAGTATAAAAATGACTGGTAGTGAATATTATACAATGGCGGCGTTAAATCTGCCGATAATTTCTGTTATTATAAATAATGAATCATTAGGGATGATTCGTCAGCTGCAAAAAGTGTTCTATGGAGAGAAATATTTTTCCAGTGAATTTGCATATAAGATGGACTATGCTAAATATGCGAAAAGTTTTGGGATTACAGCATATAATGTATATAGTATGGACGATTTTATCGAAGTATTTAGTAATGCCATTGAACAAAATAAACCACAGGTGATAATTGTCAATATTAGCAAAGGATTTGTTGAGCCTATGACTAGAACAGACAGTGGAATAAATACATTTGTTGATTTTTAA